A window of the Isosphaera pallida ATCC 43644 genome harbors these coding sequences:
- a CDS encoding biotin/lipoyl-containing protein yields the protein MRRKAVVLPDLGVPPRTVMTISHWFVEPGRTVWRGDRLVEVLVGAATFDVSAPHSGRLVKRFGRVDDPVAPGTILAYLDADDDPEDDPEPDADSGD from the coding sequence ATGCGACGCAAGGCCGTGGTTCTCCCCGACCTCGGCGTCCCTCCCCGGACGGTGATGACGATTAGCCATTGGTTCGTCGAACCAGGGCGGACCGTCTGGCGGGGCGACCGCTTGGTCGAGGTTCTGGTCGGCGCGGCGACCTTCGACGTCTCCGCGCCTCATTCGGGCCGCCTGGTCAAACGCTTTGGCCGGGTTGACGACCCCGTCGCGCCCGGCACCATTTTGGCCTATCTGGACGCCGACGACGACCCGGAAGACGACCCGGAACCGGACGCCGACTCCGGGGACTAA
- a CDS encoding ArsR/SmtB family transcription factor, giving the protein MPPAKAKTPAKPAPKTRATRVTRAEAEAPVRETPRVTPMKIDNIRHAAELLKQVSDPTRLQVLMLLSKQELNVTEICNDLPAQSQPSVSHHLALLRHGRLIEPRRQGKHNFYSLTETGRQLAEVLKSVVA; this is encoded by the coding sequence ATGCCCCCCGCCAAAGCCAAGACGCCAGCGAAGCCTGCACCCAAGACCCGCGCGACTCGCGTCACCCGGGCTGAAGCTGAAGCTCCGGTCCGCGAAACCCCTCGCGTTACCCCGATGAAGATTGACAATATCCGCCACGCCGCAGAATTGCTCAAGCAGGTTTCTGACCCGACCCGCCTCCAGGTGTTGATGCTCTTGTCCAAGCAGGAACTCAACGTCACCGAGATTTGCAACGACCTGCCGGCCCAGAGCCAACCGTCCGTCAGCCATCACCTGGCTTTGTTGCGTCACGGCCGTCTGATCGAACCGCGTCGTCAAGGCAAGCACAACTTCTACAGCCTAACCGAAACTGGACGTCAGCTCGCCGAAGTCCTCAAATCGGTCGTCGCCTAA
- the hemQ gene encoding hydrogen peroxide-dependent heme synthase, whose product MTIESRDLTDRPDPVASQASQDPVTATPQEPPPINGSTNATPRGAADLSPASLVPAEGWHVLHMFYRIDRAALTRLDSDDLKKGRRQFLRALDPQGEGAPTRLQCFAVPGHKADFGFIAAGPDLYAVHGVQRALEQSRLGPALRATASFYSLTEISEYVPDPAAYGDILKRDGLDPASDLFKAKLATYERRLGPMNEQRVHPEFPDWPCLCFYPMSKTRLEGQNWYLLPFEQRAAMMAQHGKSGMNFAGKVIQVITASTGLDDWEWGVTLWARNPSYLKEIVYTMRFDEASARYALFGPFYFGYLMNAEALAKLVGLE is encoded by the coding sequence ATGACGATCGAATCCCGCGACTTGACCGACCGCCCTGACCCGGTCGCCAGCCAGGCGTCCCAGGACCCTGTGACCGCGACGCCCCAGGAACCGCCGCCAATCAACGGCTCCACCAACGCAACCCCACGCGGCGCTGCAGACCTCTCTCCGGCTTCGCTGGTTCCTGCCGAGGGCTGGCATGTCCTGCACATGTTCTACCGAATCGACCGGGCCGCGTTGACCCGACTCGACAGCGACGACCTCAAAAAGGGACGCCGGCAGTTCCTCCGCGCTCTGGATCCTCAAGGCGAGGGGGCTCCCACGCGGTTGCAATGTTTCGCCGTTCCCGGCCATAAGGCAGATTTTGGATTCATCGCCGCCGGACCCGACTTGTACGCGGTTCATGGGGTCCAACGCGCTTTGGAACAATCCCGTTTGGGACCCGCGCTTCGGGCGACGGCCTCGTTCTACTCCCTGACGGAAATCTCCGAGTACGTCCCCGATCCCGCCGCATACGGGGACATCCTCAAACGTGACGGTCTGGATCCCGCCAGCGACTTGTTCAAGGCCAAGCTCGCCACTTATGAGCGTCGTCTAGGACCCATGAATGAACAACGGGTTCACCCCGAGTTTCCCGACTGGCCGTGCCTCTGTTTTTATCCCATGTCCAAGACGCGTCTGGAAGGTCAAAACTGGTACCTGCTGCCGTTTGAACAACGTGCGGCCATGATGGCGCAACACGGCAAGAGCGGCATGAACTTCGCGGGTAAAGTGATTCAGGTCATCACCGCATCCACGGGGTTGGACGACTGGGAGTGGGGGGTAACCCTTTGGGCTCGCAATCCCTCTTACCTCAAGGAGATTGTTTACACCATGCGGTTCGACGAGGCGTCGGCCCGCTATGCCTTGTTCGGTCCGTTTTACTTTGGTTACCTGATGAACGCCGAGGCATTGGCCAAGCTGGTGGGCTTGGAGTAA
- a CDS encoding YfhO family protein, with product MTQPDPSRFGLNLSPLPSSTEHDRPPSPDMMTVERGRTSFEDPFQTRSEPNPHCYEPQGVAAWVWWWLPPLVVGGLILGPALNPSQQFGFRDAAHFYYPLHELIQREWSAGRVPLWEPEENGGMPLLGNPTAAVLYPLKLIFFAAPFPLASKLYAMIHVLGAYLTLFALARSLGISHPSAAVGALSYAFGAPVLFQIFNIVFLVGAAWLPLGILGIDLWVRRGRRWGLVILSWALAMQTLGGDPQTSYLTGLCGVAYTLALRRAERRSQRHATTNPNAQPRQWIRTLLNGLIPLLGVGVWIGATLGLAAWLPPRRPVPLKPELPEPLLPAEFRYVLPAVWIVIALGVLFSWRRLSQPHVTRRRIVGLAFAGATAALLTSAQLLPVLEFSRLTVRAARVGPHDVYPFSLPPYQLLETIWPQVLGRSYAQAHAPILDLTPPASKKIWNHSYYLGAAVVALALGGLAWKRGEVWRVGLSWMALIATLAALGEYAGPLFWARLTPWGQATYGPRDPDPTPPIRLDGQLRDGDGSLYWGLSQALPGFSSFRYPAKLFGLTCLAVSVLAASTLDRLGLARRADQLTPARRAWILLVGLTGLTWTLWLVALIKAPTLHELFQSWIDKAGRPPAFNADASVADLQRGLLHAAVVLALTLAVLAIARRQLIPSRIRYAHVVALVVLVGLDLTLANRHLILLVDQAIFDRTPEVLEIIQRAESQEPSEGPYRIHRVPLWHPPALAEVVDQRDVLKAMTRWEHNTLQPKYGIPRGVEYTQTLGTMELFDHSFFMAGFYRTLDPPSPRKPGYVEFLQRFGLAPGDRVVYAPRRSFDLWNTRYFVLPAIPKWDDEHRGILTFLDNARRIYPPPDQTPEQFQTWAKQSDYQIYRNLSALPRVWAVREPRVIARVIDDLDRESRTVVMEEMMFRDDYAWSSTSRTVFDPLRTAWVEHRDGPAILSALASGPSDPEIAHDVCRIVERDSQRVVIETELTRPALVILSEVDYPGWTARLDDQPITHYRVNRLMRGAVVPSGRHRLEYRYQPDSFRWGLVLSGFGMIALGSLSLWSWRDVRNRRATPTVTPHVASANPSARPTS from the coding sequence ATGACTCAACCCGATCCATCCCGTTTTGGATTGAACCTGTCCCCGCTCCCATCTTCAACCGAACACGATCGGCCCCCCTCACCCGACATGATGACGGTTGAGCGGGGTCGAACCTCTTTCGAAGACCCTTTCCAAACTCGAAGCGAACCCAACCCGCACTGCTACGAACCTCAAGGCGTCGCGGCCTGGGTCTGGTGGTGGCTCCCTCCCCTTGTCGTGGGCGGCCTCATCTTGGGACCCGCCTTGAACCCAAGCCAGCAGTTTGGCTTCCGCGACGCCGCCCACTTCTACTATCCCCTGCATGAACTGATTCAACGCGAGTGGTCTGCGGGCCGTGTTCCCCTATGGGAACCGGAGGAAAACGGCGGAATGCCCCTCCTGGGCAATCCAACTGCCGCCGTGCTCTATCCACTGAAACTCATCTTCTTCGCCGCCCCCTTTCCACTCGCCTCCAAACTCTATGCGATGATCCATGTGTTGGGGGCTTACCTGACCCTCTTCGCGCTAGCGCGAAGCTTGGGGATCAGCCACCCCTCCGCAGCGGTGGGCGCGCTCAGTTATGCTTTCGGCGCTCCGGTACTGTTCCAGATCTTCAATATCGTCTTTCTCGTGGGCGCTGCCTGGCTGCCGCTGGGTATCCTTGGAATTGACCTCTGGGTGCGACGAGGACGACGTTGGGGACTCGTCATCCTGAGCTGGGCATTGGCGATGCAAACCCTGGGAGGAGATCCCCAAACCTCCTACCTAACCGGACTGTGCGGGGTGGCCTACACATTGGCGCTGCGTCGGGCCGAACGACGCTCCCAACGCCACGCGACCACGAATCCCAACGCCCAACCTCGCCAGTGGATACGCACGCTTCTCAACGGATTGATCCCGCTCCTTGGAGTAGGCGTTTGGATTGGGGCGACTCTGGGTCTGGCCGCTTGGCTACCGCCGCGACGGCCAGTGCCGCTCAAGCCAGAATTGCCCGAACCGTTGCTACCCGCTGAGTTCCGTTATGTTCTGCCCGCGGTCTGGATCGTGATCGCGTTAGGAGTTCTGTTTTCCTGGAGACGCTTGAGCCAACCTCATGTCACTCGCCGGCGGATCGTCGGTCTGGCGTTCGCCGGCGCAACGGCCGCCCTGCTCACCTCCGCCCAACTCCTGCCGGTTCTGGAGTTTTCCCGACTCACCGTCCGCGCAGCGCGGGTCGGACCGCATGATGTGTATCCTTTTAGCCTTCCCCCCTACCAACTCCTAGAGACGATCTGGCCACAGGTGTTGGGACGATCTTATGCCCAGGCCCACGCGCCAATCTTGGACTTGACTCCGCCCGCCTCCAAAAAGATCTGGAACCATTCCTATTACCTAGGCGCAGCGGTCGTGGCGCTAGCGTTGGGCGGTTTAGCCTGGAAACGGGGAGAAGTTTGGCGGGTTGGGTTGTCCTGGATGGCATTGATCGCCACCCTCGCAGCGCTGGGAGAATACGCCGGCCCGCTCTTCTGGGCGCGTCTGACCCCCTGGGGACAAGCAACCTATGGGCCGCGCGATCCCGACCCGACCCCACCGATCCGCCTGGACGGCCAACTCCGCGACGGCGACGGCAGCCTTTACTGGGGTCTGAGTCAGGCTCTACCCGGTTTCAGTTCATTCCGCTACCCTGCCAAACTCTTCGGTCTGACCTGTCTGGCCGTCTCAGTGTTGGCCGCCTCGACTTTGGATCGACTGGGCTTAGCGCGTCGCGCCGACCAGCTGACCCCAGCGCGTCGGGCCTGGATCCTTCTCGTGGGACTCACGGGACTCACCTGGACCCTTTGGTTAGTGGCTCTGATCAAAGCCCCAACACTCCACGAGTTGTTTCAGAGTTGGATCGACAAGGCGGGCCGTCCCCCCGCCTTCAACGCGGATGCGTCGGTGGCCGATCTTCAGCGCGGGCTGCTGCATGCCGCGGTCGTCCTCGCGCTAACCCTCGCGGTTCTGGCGATCGCGCGTCGCCAGCTCATCCCTTCACGCATCCGCTACGCCCACGTCGTCGCCCTCGTCGTTTTGGTGGGTCTGGACCTGACGCTCGCCAACCGCCACCTGATTTTGTTGGTGGATCAAGCGATTTTCGACCGAACGCCCGAGGTTTTGGAGATCATTCAACGCGCCGAATCTCAGGAGCCTTCCGAAGGTCCGTATCGGATCCACCGGGTTCCGCTTTGGCATCCTCCCGCGTTGGCCGAGGTTGTGGATCAGCGCGACGTGCTGAAGGCGATGACGCGCTGGGAACACAATACGCTGCAACCGAAGTACGGCATTCCCCGAGGGGTGGAATACACCCAAACCCTCGGCACGATGGAGCTTTTCGACCACTCGTTCTTCATGGCCGGGTTCTACCGCACCTTGGACCCCCCCAGTCCCCGCAAACCGGGGTACGTCGAGTTCCTACAACGGTTCGGCCTGGCACCGGGAGACCGCGTGGTTTACGCGCCACGACGCTCGTTCGACCTATGGAATACCCGCTACTTCGTGTTACCCGCCATTCCCAAATGGGACGACGAACATCGAGGCATCCTAACCTTCCTCGACAACGCGCGACGAATCTATCCCCCCCCGGACCAAACACCCGAACAATTCCAGACCTGGGCGAAGCAGTCGGATTATCAAATCTACCGCAATCTCTCCGCCTTGCCACGGGTGTGGGCGGTCCGTGAACCACGGGTCATTGCTCGAGTGATCGACGACCTGGACCGGGAGTCGCGTACCGTGGTCATGGAGGAAATGATGTTCCGGGACGACTATGCTTGGTCTTCGACCAGTCGGACAGTGTTCGACCCGCTTCGGACCGCCTGGGTGGAACATCGGGATGGTCCGGCGATCCTCTCGGCGCTGGCCAGCGGTCCCAGCGACCCCGAGATCGCCCACGATGTCTGCCGGATCGTCGAACGCGACTCGCAACGGGTGGTGATTGAGACGGAATTGACCCGGCCGGCTCTGGTGATCCTCTCGGAGGTGGATTATCCTGGCTGGACGGCTCGGCTCGACGATCAACCAATCACCCATTACCGAGTCAATCGCCTCATGAGGGGCGCGGTCGTTCCATCGGGGCGTCATCGTCTGGAATACCGCTACCAACCCGATTCATTTCGTTGGGGATTGGTTCTCTCGGGGTTCGGGATGATTGCGTTGGGTTCGCTTAGCCTTTGGTCGTGGCGCGACGTGCGCAATCGCCGCGCGACGCCCACCGTCACACCCCACGTCGCTTCCGCCAACCCGTCCGCGAGACCAACTTCATGA
- a CDS encoding cytochrome-c peroxidase, with protein MTRPLKAWLVLTVPVLAGGMVAVKTMYAPCSSCHMVPVDSSGGSDSPTANLTLVSVAKPTLPPVQEKQPGDKLAAQLVKSLVDPLGNFGDDKDYLYQKPDPSLIQDEPLEMEPPRGLPALFEGVNIPVSNPLTKGRVELGRQLYFDPRLSKNGTVSCATCHNPETGWTDNQTLSIGIDGQVGNRNAPTVLNTVYGTTQFWDGRVATLEAQCQGPPQNPIEMGDQSYREIVERLRGIPGYVEQFKKVFGTNVTLDGIAKAIASFERVTALSGDSRYDRYQDGDLDALTESEKRGMVLFGLSLRPDDETEFSRPVERQKAKCTLCHVGANFTDNAFHNLGVGYDTESGTFSDLGRWLALPIGEKNEDAIGAFKTPTLRDITRTAPYMHDGSEPTLEAVMDLYNKGGIPNPYLDRDMKPLNLTKEEIADVIAFMKALDGAIIKVEVPQLPPGPDGKAPDARRALMTPTKGQEAAE; from the coding sequence ATGACGCGCCCTCTCAAGGCGTGGTTGGTGTTGACGGTGCCAGTGCTGGCCGGAGGAATGGTCGCCGTCAAAACCATGTATGCCCCCTGCTCGTCCTGCCACATGGTTCCGGTGGATTCCTCTGGTGGTTCCGACTCACCCACTGCCAACCTGACGTTGGTTTCGGTCGCCAAACCGACGCTTCCTCCTGTCCAGGAAAAGCAACCGGGGGACAAACTGGCGGCTCAATTGGTCAAGTCCCTTGTGGATCCTCTTGGCAACTTCGGCGACGACAAGGATTACCTGTATCAAAAGCCCGATCCCTCGCTGATTCAAGATGAGCCGTTGGAAATGGAGCCACCTCGCGGTCTGCCGGCGCTGTTCGAGGGGGTCAACATTCCGGTTTCCAACCCGTTGACCAAAGGACGGGTCGAGTTGGGCCGCCAGCTTTATTTCGATCCCCGCCTTTCCAAAAATGGGACGGTCAGCTGTGCGACCTGCCACAACCCGGAAACCGGCTGGACCGACAACCAGACGCTTTCGATCGGCATCGACGGGCAAGTGGGCAACCGCAACGCCCCCACGGTTCTCAACACGGTTTACGGCACCACCCAATTCTGGGATGGTCGGGTCGCCACCCTAGAAGCCCAATGCCAGGGCCCACCCCAAAACCCCATCGAAATGGGCGACCAGAGCTACCGTGAGATTGTCGAGCGTCTGCGGGGGATTCCCGGCTACGTCGAGCAGTTCAAGAAAGTGTTCGGCACTAACGTGACCCTCGACGGTATCGCCAAGGCGATCGCCTCCTTCGAACGGGTCACCGCCCTTTCGGGCGACTCACGCTACGACAGGTATCAGGACGGCGACCTTGACGCCCTCACCGAAAGCGAAAAGCGCGGTATGGTCCTGTTTGGCCTGTCGCTACGCCCTGACGACGAGACTGAGTTTAGCCGCCCGGTCGAGCGCCAAAAGGCCAAATGCACCCTTTGCCACGTCGGCGCCAACTTCACCGATAACGCCTTCCACAACTTGGGTGTCGGCTACGACACGGAATCCGGCACCTTCTCGGACCTGGGACGTTGGCTGGCTCTGCCGATCGGTGAAAAGAATGAAGACGCCATCGGTGCCTTCAAGACGCCGACGCTTCGCGATATCACCCGCACTGCCCCCTACATGCACGACGGCTCTGAGCCGACCTTGGAGGCGGTCATGGACCTCTACAACAAGGGCGGCATCCCCAACCCCTATCTTGACCGTGACATGAAGCCGCTTAATCTCACCAAGGAGGAAATCGCCGACGTCATCGCCTTTATGAAGGCGCTGGACGGCGCAATCATCAAGGTCGAGGTTCCCCAATTGCCCCCCGGTCCTGATGGCAAGGCTCCCGACGCTCGCCGCGCTCTGATGACTCCCACCAAGGGTCAAGAGGCCGCCGAGTGA
- a CDS encoding diguanylate cyclase, whose protein sequence is MGDDGITDQKQGSWVPSSENSHRSPYFIVIGGGTPGAILPLSPEGTSLGRFPENQLQILESSISRRHAHFHVDKRGRSMLTDLGTTNGTFVNGEPLPPRIPREIKDNDLIQFGSALMVKFVWLDQYEYTFHQDMYRRAVRDPLTGLYKRDHFIEQMNMLIMRNTNRQIGTAAMVLDLDFFKRINDTYLHQVGDRVLRAVAEVLESEVVQEELAGRYGGEEFVFALPAVDLNEAYQRAERIRLKIADLLFQVPGQTRHPVQFRVTTSIGVSFAAFGERQTSAGLIADADQCLLIAKRQGRNRVVPNLRPIGSTLVRGSGVIDPSLVTDRCSDTLDEAHFNNEKTTSSAWHAGVPVVGGRDAGTSVINIFHHAPQPDELPRTPRNDPLFESSMKNVVVSTNALTNCALPSSATESPMTSSSPAPAVNPAQWRIGVCSWSLQVSSIAQLQDLMRRLNCEFVQIACGDPHHASWEEGDELPERARSAGLTLLGAMLGFPGEDYTTPQTIKRTGGFGDPSTRAERLQRLEWALDRTRRFGLSDLMLHAGFIPPLGDPARAGFLDTLRRAADLAGAAGITLAFETGQEPAELLRQTLDELDSPWLKVNFDPANMLLYDMGDPIEAVRLLGPDIRSVHLKDARRPQTPGQWGEETPLGQGEVPFPQFLQTLVEVGFDGPLFVEREVGDREQRFQDIRHALDYVRRLIENNLAPPAPGLTNAR, encoded by the coding sequence ATGGGTGACGACGGCATCACCGATCAAAAACAAGGCTCTTGGGTTCCTTCGTCCGAAAATAGCCATCGTTCCCCGTACTTCATCGTCATTGGAGGGGGTACTCCCGGCGCGATCCTGCCATTGTCGCCCGAAGGAACCAGTTTGGGGCGGTTCCCCGAAAATCAGCTTCAAATCCTCGAAAGCAGCATTTCCCGGCGGCACGCTCATTTCCATGTGGACAAACGCGGCCGGTCGATGCTCACGGATTTGGGCACCACCAACGGCACCTTCGTCAACGGCGAACCCCTCCCGCCTCGCATCCCTCGGGAAATCAAAGACAACGACCTGATCCAGTTTGGATCGGCCCTGATGGTCAAGTTCGTCTGGCTGGATCAGTACGAGTACACCTTCCATCAAGATATGTACCGTCGCGCCGTGCGCGACCCGCTGACTGGCCTCTACAAACGCGATCATTTCATTGAGCAAATGAACATGTTGATCATGCGGAACACCAATCGCCAGATTGGCACGGCGGCGATGGTGTTGGATTTGGACTTCTTCAAGAGGATCAACGACACGTACTTGCATCAGGTGGGGGATCGGGTGCTGCGTGCGGTGGCGGAGGTGTTGGAGTCGGAAGTGGTTCAGGAGGAGCTGGCGGGTCGTTACGGCGGTGAGGAGTTCGTGTTCGCCTTGCCCGCGGTGGACCTCAACGAAGCGTATCAACGCGCCGAGCGCATTCGGCTCAAGATCGCCGACCTTTTGTTTCAGGTGCCGGGGCAGACCCGCCATCCAGTTCAGTTTCGAGTTACCACTTCGATCGGGGTGTCGTTTGCAGCCTTCGGGGAGCGTCAAACCTCGGCAGGGCTGATTGCCGACGCTGATCAGTGTCTTTTGATTGCTAAACGCCAGGGACGCAACCGTGTGGTTCCCAATCTGCGTCCCATCGGATCGACCTTAGTTCGGGGCAGTGGGGTGATCGATCCGAGCTTGGTCACGGACCGTTGCAGCGACACGCTGGACGAAGCCCACTTCAACAATGAGAAGACCACCTCCTCCGCTTGGCATGCCGGGGTCCCGGTGGTGGGAGGACGTGATGCCGGCACGTCGGTCATCAACATCTTTCACCATGCTCCACAACCCGACGAATTGCCACGGACCCCCCGAAACGACCCCTTGTTCGAATCGAGCATGAAGAACGTGGTGGTTTCCACCAACGCCCTAACCAATTGTGCTTTGCCCTCCTCCGCAACGGAGTCGCCCATGACCTCCTCCTCGCCCGCTCCCGCCGTCAACCCCGCACAGTGGCGAATCGGAGTCTGTAGTTGGAGCCTGCAAGTCAGTTCCATCGCTCAACTTCAGGATCTCATGCGTCGGTTGAACTGTGAATTTGTTCAGATTGCGTGTGGTGATCCCCATCACGCCAGTTGGGAGGAAGGGGACGAGTTGCCGGAGCGGGCCCGATCGGCGGGGTTGACGCTTTTGGGAGCGATGTTGGGGTTTCCGGGTGAGGATTACACCACGCCTCAGACGATCAAGCGAACGGGGGGGTTTGGCGATCCCTCAACCCGAGCTGAGCGTCTTCAACGGTTGGAGTGGGCGTTGGATCGGACGCGGCGGTTTGGGTTGAGCGACTTGATGTTGCACGCGGGGTTCATTCCCCCCCTTGGCGATCCAGCGCGTGCTGGGTTTTTGGACACACTTCGCCGAGCCGCCGACTTAGCCGGGGCTGCGGGAATCACCCTAGCCTTCGAGACCGGTCAAGAGCCGGCCGAATTGTTGCGTCAGACCCTGGACGAACTGGACTCGCCTTGGCTCAAGGTGAATTTCGACCCGGCCAACATGCTGTTGTATGACATGGGCGATCCGATCGAGGCGGTGCGTCTGCTGGGACCCGACATTCGTTCGGTCCACTTGAAGGACGCCCGACGGCCCCAAACGCCTGGTCAATGGGGCGAGGAGACTCCACTGGGTCAGGGCGAGGTGCCGTTTCCACAATTTCTTCAGACCTTGGTCGAGGTAGGTTTTGATGGGCCGTTGTTCGTGGAGCGTGAAGTCGGCGATCGCGAGCAACGGTTCCAAGATATTCGACACGCGCTGGACTACGTGCGTCGGCTCATTGAGAACAACTTGGCTCCCCCCGCACCCGGTTTGACCAATGCCCGCTGA
- a CDS encoding serine/threonine-protein kinase, translating to MAPMTDSGGTPSGPRPGTASNSPTPASRPTAPPSSPPPSGTKPPTFVSELRARQEVASRGLAIKPEIDEAVQEIERQRPGEPAKRDARKFLEEMVRRRYLTQTQAVRLLRELAQAAEAGAGKLDIPGYEILAPIGQGSMGMVYKARQTSVDRIVALKMIRESLASDENFVTRFVREAKNAARLAHNNIVNVYDAGVARGRHFFVMEYVEGSTVKDQLDQGKPYEPARALEIVIAVARALKHASEKGLIHRDIKPENIIITKDGVVKLADLGLARPVDDDSLKSAEAGLAIGTPYYISPEQVFGRTDIDVRADIYSLGATFYHMVTGKVPFEGDDPVEVMKKHISKTVDLVPPDQVNPKVPDGMAIVIETMMARDRAARYQKADDLLIDLECLQRGERPLIAEQRSDELSALAAAEAEADAADPDELTQRSYADDESAELIRLRSQLALRTTLLLVIGLLFLLSFLANIVILAR from the coding sequence ATGGCACCGATGACCGATTCGGGCGGCACGCCCAGCGGACCCCGACCCGGCACCGCGTCCAACAGCCCCACGCCCGCCTCCCGTCCCACTGCTCCCCCTAGCTCTCCTCCACCAAGTGGCACCAAACCCCCCACATTCGTGTCGGAACTCCGGGCGCGTCAGGAGGTCGCCAGTCGCGGGCTGGCCATCAAGCCCGAAATCGACGAGGCGGTCCAGGAAATTGAACGCCAACGCCCCGGCGAACCCGCTAAACGGGACGCTCGCAAGTTCCTGGAGGAAATGGTCCGACGCCGTTACCTGACCCAAACCCAGGCCGTTCGACTGCTCCGCGAACTCGCTCAAGCCGCCGAAGCCGGCGCAGGCAAGCTCGACATCCCCGGCTATGAAATCCTCGCCCCAATTGGTCAAGGCTCAATGGGGATGGTCTACAAAGCGCGACAAACCAGCGTAGACCGGATCGTCGCGCTCAAAATGATCCGCGAATCCCTTGCCAGTGACGAAAACTTCGTCACCCGCTTCGTCCGCGAGGCTAAAAATGCCGCTCGCCTCGCCCACAACAACATCGTCAACGTCTACGACGCCGGCGTGGCACGAGGACGCCACTTCTTCGTCATGGAATATGTCGAAGGGTCTACCGTCAAGGATCAACTCGATCAAGGCAAGCCCTACGAACCAGCACGCGCCCTGGAGATCGTCATCGCCGTCGCCCGCGCCCTCAAACACGCCTCGGAAAAAGGTCTGATTCACCGCGACATCAAACCAGAGAACATCATCATCACTAAGGACGGCGTGGTGAAACTCGCCGACCTCGGCCTGGCCCGCCCCGTGGACGACGACTCGCTCAAATCGGCCGAAGCCGGACTCGCTATTGGAACCCCTTATTACATCTCCCCCGAACAGGTCTTTGGACGTACCGATATCGATGTTCGTGCCGACATCTACTCCCTGGGCGCGACCTTCTACCACATGGTCACTGGCAAAGTCCCCTTCGAAGGCGACGACCCGGTGGAGGTCATGAAAAAACACATCTCCAAGACCGTTGACCTAGTTCCCCCTGATCAAGTCAACCCCAAGGTCCCCGACGGTATGGCGATTGTCATCGAAACGATGATGGCCCGCGACCGCGCTGCCCGCTATCAAAAAGCCGACGACCTCTTGATCGACCTGGAGTGCCTCCAACGCGGCGAACGCCCGCTCATCGCCGAACAACGCTCCGACGAACTCTCCGCCCTCGCGGCCGCCGAGGCCGAGGCCGACGCCGCCGACCCCGACGAACTCACCCAACGCTCCTACGCTGACGATGAATCGGCCGAACTCATTCGGCTCCGTAGTCAACTGGCCCTGCGCACCACGTTACTTCTGGTCATCGGCCTTCTCTTCCTTCTCTCCTTCCTGGCCAACATCGTCATTCTCGCCCGCTGA
- a CDS encoding bis(5'-nucleosyl)-tetraphosphatase has protein sequence MTVIPERSAGVIPFRLDPKGEPEYLVLHSALVRNPRAKWEFPKGTVESGETLVQAAVREFIEETGLTHHRLIDGFERSLSYTYVRKGRKIQKTVTYFLVEVLDAASLTRSAEHIEDLFGFWCFWGSFKQIHNLLYHAKIRQVFLEADQFLKWRIVSPPHQIGSQPPTPTETPDGPTAGGDPIPHAEDLPSSTGFQSLPPDSHLPPEQP, from the coding sequence ATGACCGTCATCCCCGAACGTTCCGCCGGCGTCATCCCCTTTCGTCTTGACCCCAAGGGCGAGCCGGAGTATTTGGTCCTCCACTCGGCCCTGGTACGTAACCCCCGCGCCAAGTGGGAATTCCCCAAAGGCACCGTCGAATCCGGCGAAACCCTGGTTCAGGCCGCCGTTCGGGAATTTATCGAGGAAACCGGCCTGACCCATCATCGCCTCATCGACGGCTTTGAACGCTCCCTCTCCTACACGTATGTCCGTAAAGGCCGGAAAATCCAGAAAACTGTCACCTACTTCCTCGTCGAAGTCCTGGACGCCGCGTCACTAACCCGCTCGGCCGAACATATCGAGGACCTCTTTGGTTTTTGGTGCTTCTGGGGATCTTTCAAACAGATCCACAACCTGCTTTATCACGCGAAAATCCGTCAGGTTTTTCTCGAAGCCGATCAGTTCCTCAAGTGGCGGATCGTCTCCCCCCCCCACCAGATCGGGTCGCAACCGCCCACGCCCACCGAAACGCCCGACGGCCCAACCGCGGGCGGTGATCCAATCCCCCACGCCGAGGATCTCCCCTCCTCGACCGGCTTCCAGTCGTTGCCGCCTGATTCCCACCTCCCACCGGAGCAGCCCTGA